In a genomic window of Brassica rapa cultivar Chiifu-401-42 chromosome A10, CAAS_Brap_v3.01, whole genome shotgun sequence:
- the LOC103843992 gene encoding shewanella-like protein phosphatase 1, translating to MHLNPKSQLSSSLRRIIAPPPPQPMTSFYLNSLLPLPPSHPQKLLEPSSSSPLSISNSSEVALKPIVINGDPPTFVSAPSRRIIAVGDLHGDLSKARDALQIAGVLSSDGKDQWVGEDTVVVQVGDILDRGEDEIAILSLLRLLDEQAKANGGAVFQVNGNHETMNVEGDFRYVDTRAFDECIDFLDYLEDYAQDWDKAFKNWIFESRQWKQDRRNSQTYWDQWNIVKRQKGVIARSVLFRPGGRLACELSRHGVVLRVNNWVFCHGGLLPHHVAYGVERINREVSTWMKSSSDEEDSPEMPFIATRGYDSVVWSRLYSRETSDLNEYQIEQVGKILRDSLEAVGAKAMVVGHTPQLSGVNCEYGCGIWRVDVGMSSGVLDSRPEVLEIRGDKARVIRSNQDTLHELQVADYI from the exons ATGCATTTGAACCCCAAGTCACAACTTTCATCAAGCCTCCGGAGGATCATTGCGCCTCCTCCTCCACAACCAATGACTTCCTTTTACCTCAACTCCTtacttcctcttcctccttctCATCCCCAGAAACTCCTCGAaccttcctcctcctctcccTTGAGCATTTCCAATTCTAGCGAAGTTGCTCTGAAACCGATCGTCATCAACGGAGACCCACCCACTTTCGTCTCCGCTCCTTCTCGCCGTATCATCGCAG TTGGAGACCTTCACGGCGATCTGAGCAAAGCCAGAGATGCCCTTCAGATTGCCGGTGTCTTAAGCTCCGACGGAAAAGACCAATGGGTCGGCGAAGACACT GTAGTAGTCCAGGTAGGAGATATACTGGACCGTGGCGAGGATGAGATTGCAATACTCTCCTTACTGAGGTTGCTTGACGAACAGGCCAAAGCCAACGGTGGTGCTGTTTTCCAGGTTAATGGGAACCATGAGACGATGAACGTTGAAGGGGACTTCAGATACGTAGACACGAGAGCTTTTGATGAATGCATAGACTTTCTTGACTACTTGGAGGACTATGCACAAGACTGGGACAAAGCTTTCAAGAATTGGATTTTCGAGTCAAGGCAATGGAAACAAGATAGAAGAAATTCTCAAACCTATTGGGATCAATGGAATATAGTGAAG AGGCAAAAGGGAGTGATTGCAAGGTCGGTTCTTTTCAGACCAGGTGGTCGATTAGCATGTGAGTTGTCTCGTCATGGAGTTGTCTTGCGTGTTAATAACTGGGTGTTCTGCCACGGTGGTCTCCTTCCTCACCACG TTGCGTATGGGGTAGAGAGGATAAACAGAGAAGTGTCTACTTGGATGAAGAGCTCTAGTGATGAGGAAGACAGTCCTGAGATGCCGTTCATTGCAACTCGGGGGTATGATAGTGTGGTGTGGAGCAGACTTTACTCGAGAGAGACTTCTGATCTGAATGAATATCAAATTGAACAG GTAGGTAAAATTCTCCGGGACTCTCTTGAAGCTGTTGGTGCCAAGGCGATGGTGGTGGGGCATACTCCTCAGTTATCAGGCGTAAACTG TGAATATGGTTGTGGCATATGGAGAGTTGATGTGGGAATGTCCAGTGGTGTTCTTGACTCTAGACCAGAG GTTCTGGAGATAAGAGGGGACAAAGCTAGAGTTATAAGGAGTAACCAGGACACACTTCACGAACTTCAAGTTGCAGATTACATATAA
- the LOC103843993 gene encoding exocyst complex component EXO70B2, giving the protein MAEAGDENLYAAARDIARALGKDPSAAGDILQILSGYGATGNTSSNTRASTASRGDANLNRSLNSLERQISSYIVEDRPIWSDPVDSRSFLDAVDDLLAMAGDLRSMAGDKSVAVCISRADELIQQVMFRLQEEFAYVMDRASDTFDSDDEFSGEEDNDIGYDQVIIARPVTDYKIVIEPLQSSVIGDLNAIAVRMVAGGFGKECSRVYSSRRREFLEESLSRLHLRGLSMEEVQDSPWQDLEDEIDRWIKAVTMVFRVFFPSERLLCDRVFSDLPVSSVTDLSFMEVCRGTTTQLLNFADAIALGSRLPERLFKVMDLYEAVEDLIPKMETLFSNKYCSPLKHEAVAIQKRLGEAVRGIFMELENLIRRDPPKTAFPGGGIHPITRYVMNYLRAACKSRQSLEQILDHTGNDAGSETRPLSVQLIWVLELLESNLEGKKRTYRDPPLCFLFMMNNGKYILDKATDNELGSVLGEDWIVKHAAKLRQYHSNFLRSSWNQVVGLLRTESPYPKLIENLKLFKARFDEVCLMQSQWVVSDEQLREELRSSVAGIVSPAYSSFVGRLKASPEINGRRGEPFIPYTVEDLELRIKGLFKER; this is encoded by the exons ATGGCTGAAGCCGGCGACGAGAATCTTTACGCAGCCGCCAGAGACATCGCCAGAGCTCTCGGCAAGGACCCTAGCGCCGCCGGTGATATCTTACAGATTCTCTCCGGCTATGGCGCCACGGGAAACACAAGCAGCAACACTCGAGCCTCCACAGCATCCCGCGGCGACGCTAACCTCAACCGATCACTTAACTCCTTAGAGCGACAGATCTCCAGCTACATCGTGGAGGATCGACCGATCTGGTCTGATCCCGTTGACTCGCGGAGCTTCCTTGACGCTGTTGATGACCTACTTGCGATGGCTGGAGACTTGAGATCCATGGCCGGAGATAAATCAGTCGCCGTCTGTATCTCCCGTGCCGATGAGCTGATTCAACAGGTGATGTTTAGGCTTCAGGAGGAGTTTGCATATGTAATGGACCGAGCCTCCGACACGTTTGACTCGGACGACGAGTTCTCCGGTGAAGAAGACAACGACATAGGCTACGACCAG GTTATCATTGCCCGTCCGGTAACTGACTACAAAATCGTGATCGAGCCGCTACAATCTAGCGTCATAGGCGATCTCAACGCGATCGCTGTGCGGATGGTCGCTGGTGGATTCGGGAAAGAGTGTTCACGAGTGTACAGCAGTCGACGGAGAGAGTTTCTAGAGGAGAGTCTATCGAGGTTACATCTGAGAGGGCTAAGCATGGAAGAAGTCCAAGACTCTCCATGGCAAGACCTTGAAGACGAAATCGACCGTTGGATCAAAGCCGTTACAATGGTGTTCCGCGTTTTCTTCCCTAGCGAGCGTCTTCTCTGCGACCGCGTTTTCTCCGATCTCCCTGTCTCGTCCGTAACCGATCTATCCTTCATGGAAGTTTGTCGCGGGACGACCACACAGCTTTTGAACTTCGCAGACGCAATCGCTCTAGGGAGCCGTTTGCCTGAACGTTTGTTTAAGGTTATGGATTTATACGAAGCGGTTGAAGACCTGATTCCAAAAATGGAAACGTTATTCTCTAATAAATATTGTTCGCCGCTGAAGCACGAGGCGGTTGCGATTCAGAAACGTTTAGGTGAAGCGGTTAGAGGGATATTTATGGAGCTTGAGAATTTAATCCGTCGCGACCCTCCCAAAACCGCGTTTCCCGGCGGTGGGATTCACCCGATCACACGGTACGTAATGAATTATCTGCGTGCGGCGTGTAAATCGCGACAATCGTTGGAGCAGATCCTTGACCATACCGGGAACGATGCCGGATCGGAGACAAGACCTTTGTCTGTGCAACTTATATGGGTTTTGGAGTTGTTGGAGAGTAACTTGGAAGGCAAGAAAAGAACGTACCGTGACCCGCCTTTGTGTTTCTTGTTCATGATGAACAACGGTAAGTATATTCTTGACAAGGCCACGGATAACGAGCTTGGTTCGGTCCTAGGAGAAGACTGGATTGTCAAGCATGCAGCGAAGCTGAGGCAATACCATTCTAATTTCCTAAGGAGCTCGTGGAACCAAGTCGTGGGATTGCTTAGGACCGAGAGTCCCTATCCTAAGTTGATAGAGAATCTTAAACTGTTCAAAGCCCGGTTCGATGAAGTGTGTTTGATGCAATCTCAATGGGTTGTTAGTGATGAGCAGTTGAGAGAGGAGTTGAGAAGCTCAGTTGCTGGCATTGTGTCTCCGGCGTACTCAAGCTTCGTCGGAAGATTGAAGGCGTCGCCGGAGATTAATGGGAGGCGTGGAGAGCCCTTTATTCCGTATACCGTTGAAGATTTGGAGTTGAGGATTAAGGGGTTGTTCAAAGAACGCTAA
- the LOC103843996 gene encoding GDSL esterase/lipase At2g30310: MATSKTIAVILFLITLVKSSNAAENATTQPLAPAILIFGDSTVDTGNNNYHANANFKANHIPYGVDLPGKVASGRFSNGKLYCDIVASKLHIKELVPPFLQPNLSDAEIATGVSFASAGSGFDDQTMLLTKAIPVSHQPTMFKSYIERLKGIVGEKKAMEIINGAIVMVSAGTNDFILNYYDFPTRRLEYPQVSDYQDFVLKRLEKFVKELYNLGCRKMSVGGLSPIGCLPIQITSKLTRGISRRCINSENKDAVLYNEKLQKLLPAIEASLPGSKILYANVYDPMMDMIKHPAKYGFKETRKGCCGTGFLETSDMCNSGSKLCSNHSEYMFFDSIHPSLATYTHLAGSSAYSTISKLLDA; the protein is encoded by the exons ATGGCTACGTCCAAAACCATAGCGGTCATTCTATTCCTAATAACGCTAGTTAAGTCTAGCAACGCGGCTGAGAACGCCACAACGCAACCGCTCGCCCCAGCCATCCTAATCTTCGGAGATTCAACCGTGGACACGGGCAACAACAACTACCACGCCAATGCCAACTTCAAGGCAAACCATATCCCTTACGGAGTCGACCTCCCAGGGAAAGTAGCGAGCGGGAGATTCTCAAACGGAAAGCTATACTGCGACATCGTGGCCTCCAAGCTTCACATCAAAGAGCTTGTTCCTCCTTTTCTACAACCTAACCTCTCAGACGCAGAAATCGCCACCGGGGTTAGCTTTGCATCCGCTGGCTCAGGCTTTGACGACCAAACTATGCTCTTGACCAAGGCCATCCCCGTCTCACATCAACCTACAATGTTCAAGAGTTACATTGAACGTCTCAAAGGTATTGTAGGAGAGAAGAAAGCGATGGAGATCATCAATGGTGCCATCGTGATGGTTAGTGCGGGTACTAACGATTTCATCTTGAACTATTATGATTTCCCCACAAGGCGTCTAGAGTATCCTCAAGTATCTGATTACCAGGATTTCGTGCTTAAGAGACTAGAAAAATTCGTCAAG GAGCTTTACAATTTAGGGTGCCGAAAAATGTCGGTGGGTGGGTTGTCGCCTATAGGCTGTCTGCCGATCCAAATAACCTCAAAACTCACCAGAGGCATATCCAGAAGATGCATAAACAGTGAGAACAAAGATGCAGTCTTGTACAATGAAAAACTTCAAAAGCTATTGCCTGCTATTGAAGCTTCTCTTCCAGGAAGCAAGATCTTATACGCAAATGTCTACGATCCTATGATGGACATGATCAAGCACCCTGCCAAATACG GGTTTAAGGAAACCAGGAAAGGGTGTTGCGGAACAGGATTTTTAGAGACGAGTGACATGTGCAATTCCGGTTCTAAGTTGTGTTCCAATCACTCGGAGTATATGTTCTTTGACTCTATTCACCCTTCCCTCGCCACCTACACTCACCTCGCTGGTTCTTCTGCCTACTCTACCATATCGAAGCTTCTTGATGCCTAA
- the LOC103843994 gene encoding GDSL esterase/lipase At2g30310, with translation MATSKTLAVILFLTTLVASSNAAKKATTRPLAPAILIFGDSSFDTGNNNYLPDANFKSNHIPYGVDLPGKAASGRFSNGKLYCDIIASKLDIKELVPPFLQPNLSDTEIVTGVNFASAGSGFDDQTMLLTKAIPVAYQPTMLKSYITRLKGIVGEKKAMEIINSAIVMVSAGTNDFILNYYDFPSRRQEYPKVSDYQNFVLKGLEKFVKELYNLGCRKMSVGGLPPVGCLPIQVTSKPGRGISRRCIKSENKDAVLYNRKLQKLLPAIEASLPGSKILYANVYDPMMDMMKHPARYGFKETKIGCCGTGGLSDMCNSGSKLCSNHSEYMFFDSIHPSLATYTYLAGSSYATLSKLLDA, from the exons ATGGCTACGTCCAAAACCTTAGCGGTCATCCTATTCCTAACAACTCTAGTTGCGTCCAGCAACGCGGCTAAAAAAGCCACAACGCGACCACTCGCCCCGGCCATCCTAATCTTCGGAGACTCATCCTTTGACACGGGAAACAACAACTACCTCCCCGATGCCAACTTCAAGTCTAATCATATCCCTTACGGAGTCGACCTCCCAGGGAAAGCAGCGAGTGGTAGATTCTCAAATGGAAAGCTCTATTGCGACATCATAGCCTCCAAGCTTGACATCAAAGAGTTAGTACCTCCTTTTCTACAACCTAACCTCTCCGACACAGAAATCGTCACCGGGGTTAACTTTGCATCCGCTGGTTCTGGCTTTGACGACCAGACTATGCTCTTGACCAAGGCCATCCCCGTCGCATATCAACCTACCATGTTAAAAAGTTACATAACTCGTCTCAAAGGTATTGTAGGGGAGAAGAAAGCGATGGAGATCATCAATAGTGCGATCGTGATGGTTAGTGCGGGTACTAACGATTTCATCTTGAACTATTATGATTTCCCCTCAAGGCGTCAAGAGTATCCTAAAGTATCTGATTACCAGAATTTCGTGCTTAAGGGACTAGAAAAATTCGTCAAG GAGCTCTACAATTTAGGGTGCCGAAAAATGTCGGTGGGTGGGTTGCCGCCTGTGGGCTGTTTGCCGATCCAAGTAACCTCAAAACCCGGCAGAGGCATATCCAGAAGATGCATAAAAAGTGAGAACAAAGATGCAGTCTTGTACAATAGAAAACTTCAAAAGCTATTGCCTGCTATTGAAGCTTCTCTTCCAGGAAGCAAGATCTTATACGCAAATGTCTACGATCCCATGATGGACATGATGAAGCACCCTGCTAGATACG GGTTTAAGGAAACCAAGATAGGGTGTTGCGGAACAGGGGGTTTAAGTGACATGTGCAATTCCGGTTCTAAGTTGTGTTCCAATCACTCTGAGTATATGTTCTTTGACTCCATTCACCCTTCCCTCGCCACCTACACTTACCTCGCTGGCTCTAGCTACGCTACCTTATCGAAGCTTCTTGATGCCTAA
- the LOC103843997 gene encoding uncharacterized protein LOC103843997 encodes MGNSLRCCLACVLPCGALDLIRIVHLNGYVEEITRSITAGEILQANPNHVLSKPCSQGVVRKILILSPESELKRGSIYFLIPDSSLPEKKRRRKDGHNRPKKILINKPSADAGDVKEDDECAKLCEKYLEEVVSSRSSGKEHRHRRRHSRSASVSTWRPHLDSISEDVN; translated from the coding sequence atgggaaaCAGCTTAAGGTGTTGTCTAGCTTGTGTTCTACCATGTGGAGCACTAGATTTGATCAGGATCGTTCATCTAAACGGCTACGTTGAAGAGATCACACGGTCAATAACCGCCGGAGAGATCCTCCAAGCAAACCCTAACCATGTCTTAAGCAAACCATGTTCTCAAGGTGTTGTCCGCAAAATCTTGATCTTGTCCCCTGAATCCGAGCTCAAGCGAGGAAGTATCTATTTTCTCATCCCGGACTCTTCCTTGCCGGAGAAGAAAAGGAGGAGAAAAGACGGTCATAATCGTCCTAAAAAGATTCTCATCAACAAACCTAGCGCTGATGCTGGAGACGttaaagaagatgatgaatgtgCCAAGTTGTGTGAGAAATACTTAGAAGAAGTTGTGTCATCGAGGTCGAGTGGTAAAGAACACCGTCATCGCCGGCGACATAGTAGATCGGCGTCTGTATCCACGTGGAGGCCTCACCTTGATAGTATCTCTGAGGATGTTAATTAA
- the LOC103843991 gene encoding mitoferrin, with translation MATEATAASKFQDPDLRPVSQTPEFKPETAHDGLRFWQFMIAGSIAGSVEHMAMFPVDTIKTHMQALRPCPLKPVGIRQAFRSIIQKEGPSALYRGIWAMGLGAGPAHAVYFSFYEVSKKFLSGDSSSSNSAAAHAVSGVFATVSSDAVFTPMDMVKQRLQMGEGTYRGVWDCVRRVMREEGFGAFYASYRTTVLMNAPFTAVHFATYEAAKKALVEVSPERVGDEEGWLVHATAGAAAGGLAAAVTTPLDVVKTQLQCQGVCGCDRFTSSSISDVLKTIVKKDGYRGLLRGWLPRMLFHAPAAAICWSTYEGVKSFFQDFNGDPNTA, from the exons atggCTACGGAGGCTACAGCCGCATCCAAATTCCAGGACCCGGACCTCCGACCTGTCTCCCAGACACCCGAATTCAAACCGGAAACTGCTCACGACGGTCTCCGGTTCTGGCAATTCATGATCGCCGGCTCAATCGCCGGCTCCGTGGAGCACATGGCGATGTTCCCCGTCGACACCATCAAGACCCACATGCAAGCCCTCCGCCCCTGCCCTTTAAAGCCCGTCGGGATCCGGCAAGCTTTCCGCTCGATCATCCAGAAGGAAGGACCCTCCGCGCTCTACCGCGGGATCTGGGCCATGGGCCTCGGCGCAGGCCCGGCCCACGCCGTCTACTTCTCCTTCTACGAGGTCTCCAAGAAGTTTCTATCAGGAGACTCCAGCAGCAGCAACTCCGCCGCCGCGCACGCCGTCTCCGGGGTGTTCGCGACGGTGTCGAGCGACGCGGTGTTTACTCCGATGGATATGGTGAAGCAGAGGCTGCAGATGGGGGAAGGGACTTACAGAGGGGTGTGGGACTGCGTGAGGAGGGTTATGAGAGAGGAAGGGTTTGGTGCGTTCTACGCTTCTTATAGGACGACTGTTCTGATGAACGCGCCTTTTACTGCTGTTCATTTCGCTACTTACGAGGCGGCTAAGAAGGCCTTGGTGGAGGTTTCGCCTGAGAGAGTTGGCGATGAGGAAGGTTGGTTGGTTCACGCTACGGCTGGAGCAGCTGCTGGTGGATTAGCGGCTGCTGTGACTACGCCGCTTGATGTTGTCAAGACGCAGCTGCAATGTCAG GGTGTGTGTGGATGCGACCGCTTCACTAGTAGCTCGATAAGCGATGTACTTAAAACGATTGTGAAAAAAGACGGATATAGAGGACTACTAAGGGGATGGCTTCCGAGAATGCTCTTTCATGCTCCTGCAGCAGCAATCTGTTGGTCCACTTATGAAGGTGTCAAGTCTTTCTTTCAGGATTTCAATGGTGATCCAAACACTGCCTGA